A stretch of the Pseudomonas helvetica genome encodes the following:
- a CDS encoding patatin-like phospholipase family protein: MTAIHIKFPALTLKAGPRAFTRIRENGLSALEVGTLPGAAGGPKALGIQGLDLALFGQWLPAAPRERSLIGASVGSWRFASACLPDAAEGIRRLGELYNAQSFAKGVSMAQISQSSRRMLHDLLDGHDARLLDNPLYRLNIMVVKSHGLLADDHRGRLGLGLSSVIADNLRGRSRLSRHFERLIVHDPRLAPPLNTLNDFPSRFVPLNAGNLRQALLASGSIPMVMEGVRDLPGAGAGTYRDGGLLDYHLDLPYSGDDIVLYPHFTDRVIPGWFDKTLPWRRGNSGRLQDVLLVAPSKAYLSRLPYGKLPDRNDFKRFMGDPASRQKYWKTAMDESQRLGDEFLELTASGRLGEQLLTL; the protein is encoded by the coding sequence ATGACCGCCATCCATATCAAGTTCCCTGCCCTGACCCTCAAGGCCGGCCCACGAGCCTTTACGCGGATTCGCGAAAACGGCTTGAGCGCCCTGGAGGTCGGCACGCTGCCGGGTGCTGCTGGTGGCCCGAAGGCCCTGGGGATTCAAGGTCTGGACCTGGCGCTGTTCGGCCAGTGGCTACCGGCCGCACCGCGTGAGCGCTCGCTGATCGGCGCTTCGGTCGGTTCCTGGCGCTTCGCCAGTGCCTGTTTGCCGGACGCCGCCGAAGGCATCAGACGCCTCGGTGAGTTGTACAACGCGCAGAGTTTTGCCAAGGGCGTGAGCATGGCGCAGATCAGTCAGAGCTCGCGGCGCATGTTGCATGACTTGCTCGACGGGCACGATGCGCGGCTGCTGGACAACCCGCTCTATCGGCTGAACATCATGGTTGTGAAAAGCCACGGCCTGCTCGCCGACGACCATCGCGGACGGCTCGGGCTGGGCTTGTCATCGGTGATCGCCGACAACCTGCGCGGGCGCTCACGGTTGTCGCGACACTTCGAACGGCTGATCGTGCATGACCCACGCCTGGCGCCGCCGCTCAACACGCTGAATGACTTCCCGTCGCGTTTCGTCCCGCTGAACGCCGGCAACTTGCGTCAGGCCTTGCTCGCGTCGGGCTCGATCCCGATGGTCATGGAAGGCGTACGTGACTTGCCCGGTGCAGGCGCCGGGACTTATCGCGATGGCGGCTTGCTGGATTACCACCTCGACTTGCCATACAGCGGCGACGACATCGTGCTCTACCCGCACTTCACCGATCGGGTGATTCCCGGCTGGTTCGACAAAACCCTGCCATGGCGGCGCGGCAATTCCGGGCGCTTGCAAGATGTGCTGCTGGTGGCGCCGTCGAAGGCCTACCTGTCGCGCCTGCCCTACGGCAAATTACCCGACCGGAACGACTTCAAGCGCTTCATGGGTGACCCGGCCAGCCGCCAGAAATACTGGAAAACCGCCATGGACGAGAGCCAGCGGCTCGGCGACGAGTTCCTCGAACTGACTGCCAGCGGGCGTTTGGGCGAGCAGCTGTTGACCCTTTAG
- a CDS encoding diaminopimelate epimerase: MTSLFDARGNIYAVVSPHDLRQRGISLPEDASQSAQSRADWALSAVEAFCSWAPGTQPAGAKEHRSDGLLVGPFQAAPPFDLLIVNTDGTLAERSGNGLTIFAQALTEQGLMPAHGRCLLKVHHDKSDAVSPVETSVEPAQVDGVQGFWLDLGKPAFGPNALGAQALETRTLNQRELSHVPMLAQLNPLWAHSQFVRIGNPHCVTLVADAEALPSNEQMREPGLLTDLTRIAFAPPCGTGEPCAAGVNLQWARLESERRIAARVFERGEGPTASSGTSASAVACAAWSVGWVTAGTVAVVMPGGTAPVLLEEQGGELSRVSLFGTARLMSRF, translated from the coding sequence ATGACCTCGCTTTTCGATGCCCGCGGGAATATCTACGCTGTTGTCAGCCCACACGATCTGCGCCAGCGCGGGATCAGTCTTCCGGAGGATGCCAGCCAGTCGGCGCAAAGCCGAGCCGACTGGGCGCTGTCTGCGGTGGAAGCGTTTTGCAGTTGGGCTCCGGGCACCCAACCGGCCGGTGCCAAGGAGCACCGTTCGGACGGCTTGCTGGTCGGCCCGTTTCAGGCTGCGCCACCGTTTGATTTGTTGATCGTTAACACCGACGGCACGTTGGCCGAGCGCAGTGGCAACGGCCTGACGATTTTTGCCCAGGCGCTGACCGAGCAGGGCTTGATGCCGGCGCACGGGCGTTGCCTGCTCAAGGTTCACCATGACAAAAGCGATGCCGTGTCGCCTGTCGAAACCTCGGTCGAGCCTGCGCAGGTCGACGGCGTGCAGGGTTTCTGGCTGGACCTCGGCAAACCGGCCTTCGGGCCGAATGCGCTGGGGGCTCAGGCGCTCGAGACGCGGACACTGAATCAACGTGAGTTGAGCCATGTGCCGATGCTCGCACAACTGAATCCGCTTTGGGCTCACAGTCAGTTCGTGCGGATCGGCAATCCCCATTGTGTGACGCTGGTGGCGGATGCCGAGGCGTTGCCGAGTAATGAGCAGATGCGCGAACCCGGGTTGTTGACTGATCTCACGCGCATCGCTTTTGCGCCACCGTGCGGGACTGGCGAGCCTTGTGCGGCGGGCGTCAATCTGCAATGGGCGAGGCTGGAATCCGAGCGTCGAATTGCTGCTCGGGTCTTCGAGCGTGGGGAAGGCCCGACCGCGTCGTCCGGCACCAGCGCCAGCGCGGTGGCTTGCGCGGCGTGGAGTGTCGGTTGGGTGACGGCAGGGACTGTGGCGGTGGTTATGCCCGGCGGTACGGCGCCGGTGTTGCTCGAAGAGCAGGGTGGCGAACTCAGTCGGGTCAGTTTGTTCGGGACGGCGCGGTTGATGTCCCGATTTTGA
- the codA gene encoding cytosine deaminase, with amino-acid sequence MHIINARLRNHEGLHELHLENGLIANIARQTEAPTLGPEDLDAGGNLVVPPFVEPHIHLDATLTAGEPRWNMSGTLFEGIECWGERKATITAEDTKTRAKKTISALAAHGIQHVRTHVDVTDPQLTALKAMLEVREESRHLVDLQIVAFPQEGIESYRNGRDLMEEAILLGADVIGGIPHFEYTRDQGVSSVKFLMDLAERTGCLVDVHCDETDDPHSRFLEVLAEEARSRDMGSRVTASHTTAMGSYDNAYCAKLFRLLGHSGISFVSCPTESIHLQGRFDTFPKRRGVTRVNELLEAGMNVCFGQDSIVDPWYPLGNGNILRVLEAGLHICHMLGYRNLQTALDLVTDNSAKAMALGDRYGLEPGRPANLLILSADSDYEVIRSQGLPLYSIRGGKVLMKRQMPVVELFG; translated from the coding sequence ATGCACATCATCAACGCCCGCCTGCGCAACCATGAAGGCCTGCATGAACTGCACCTGGAAAACGGCCTGATCGCCAACATCGCCCGTCAGACCGAAGCGCCGACCCTCGGCCCCGAAGACCTCGATGCAGGTGGCAATCTGGTGGTGCCACCCTTCGTCGAGCCGCACATTCACCTCGACGCGACGCTGACCGCCGGAGAACCGCGCTGGAACATGAGCGGCACACTATTCGAAGGCATCGAATGCTGGGGTGAGCGCAAGGCGACCATCACCGCTGAAGACACCAAGACCCGCGCCAAAAAGACCATCAGCGCCCTCGCCGCCCACGGCATCCAGCATGTGCGTACCCACGTCGACGTTACTGACCCGCAGTTGACCGCACTCAAGGCGATGCTTGAAGTGCGTGAAGAGAGCCGACACCTGGTCGACCTGCAAATCGTCGCCTTCCCTCAGGAAGGCATCGAGTCCTATCGCAATGGCCGCGACTTGATGGAGGAAGCCATTCTCCTCGGTGCCGACGTGATCGGCGGCATTCCGCATTTCGAGTACACCCGCGATCAAGGTGTCAGTTCGGTGAAGTTCCTGATGGACCTCGCCGAGCGCACCGGCTGCCTGGTGGATGTGCATTGCGACGAAACCGACGACCCGCATTCGCGCTTTCTTGAAGTGCTGGCCGAAGAAGCCCGCAGCCGTGACATGGGTTCACGGGTGACCGCCAGCCATACCACGGCCATGGGCTCCTACGACAACGCTTACTGCGCCAAGCTCTTTCGCCTGCTCGGGCACTCGGGGATCAGTTTTGTTTCCTGCCCGACCGAAAGCATTCACCTGCAAGGGCGCTTCGACACGTTCCCGAAACGCCGGGGCGTCACTCGGGTCAACGAGTTGCTGGAAGCCGGGATGAACGTGTGTTTCGGTCAGGATTCGATCGTCGACCCGTGGTATCCGCTGGGCAATGGCAACATCCTGCGGGTGCTCGAAGCCGGCCTGCACATTTGCCACATGCTCGGTTACCGCAACCTGCAAACCGCGCTGGACCTGGTGACCGACAATAGCGCCAAGGCCATGGCCCTGGGCGATCGTTATGGGCTGGAGCCGGGACGTCCGGCGAACTTGCTGATTCTGTCGGCGGACAGCGATTACGAAGTGATCCGCAGCCAGGGCTTGCCGCTGTACTCGATTCGTGGCGGGAAAGTGTTGATGAAGCGGCAGATGCCGGTGGTCGAGCTTTTCGGCTGA
- a CDS encoding MFS transporter: MTAIIPPVSVRPGRLEQMSTRIAFFIAGFGVAAWAPLVPYAKARAGLDDGTLGLLLLCLGVGSILAMPMAGMLASRFGCRRVLSGGTLLICLALPLLATVSSIPLLIAALFLFGAGLGTVDSTVNLQAVIVERASGKTMMSGFHGLFSLGGIVGAAGVSALLGLGISPLGATLVVIVFLLVSLLKAAPHLLPYGSESSGPAFAIPHGVVLFIGSLCFIVFLAEGAVLDWSAVFLTSERDLDTAYAGLGYAAFALTMTVGRLMGDAIVHKLGATRVIVFGGLTAAAGLLLATLAPAWEAALIGYALVGVGCSNIVPVLYTAVGKQNVMPENIAVPAITTLGYAGILAGPAVIGFIAHGSSLSFAFGLIAVLLLAVAVGGKVLKV, from the coding sequence ATGACCGCCATCATCCCTCCCGTCTCCGTCCGCCCCGGGCGCCTCGAACAGATGTCGACGCGCATCGCCTTCTTTATCGCAGGCTTCGGCGTCGCCGCGTGGGCGCCGCTGGTGCCTTACGCCAAAGCCCGGGCCGGGCTCGATGACGGCACGCTCGGCTTGTTGTTGCTGTGCCTGGGAGTCGGTTCGATTCTGGCGATGCCGATGGCCGGTATGCTGGCCTCGCGCTTCGGCTGTCGACGGGTGCTCAGTGGCGGCACGCTGTTGATCTGCCTGGCACTGCCGCTGCTGGCGACGGTGTCGTCGATCCCGCTGCTGATCGCTGCGCTGTTCCTGTTCGGTGCCGGGTTGGGCACGGTGGATTCGACGGTAAACCTGCAAGCGGTGATCGTCGAGCGCGCCAGCGGCAAGACCATGATGTCGGGCTTTCACGGCTTGTTCAGCCTCGGCGGGATCGTCGGCGCGGCCGGTGTCAGCGCCCTGCTCGGCCTGGGCATTTCGCCGTTGGGCGCGACCTTGGTGGTGATCGTGTTTCTGCTGGTGTCGTTGCTCAAGGCTGCGCCCCACCTGTTGCCCTACGGCAGCGAAAGCTCGGGGCCGGCGTTCGCCATTCCCCATGGCGTGGTGCTGTTTATCGGCAGCCTGTGCTTTATCGTGTTCCTGGCCGAAGGCGCGGTGCTGGACTGGAGCGCGGTGTTCCTGACCTCAGAGCGTGATCTCGACACCGCGTATGCCGGACTGGGCTATGCCGCGTTTGCCTTGACCATGACGGTCGGACGGCTGATGGGCGATGCCATCGTGCATAAGCTGGGGGCCACGCGCGTGATCGTGTTTGGCGGTTTGACCGCGGCTGCCGGTTTGCTGCTGGCAACCTTGGCACCGGCCTGGGAAGCCGCGCTGATCGGTTATGCGCTGGTCGGGGTCGGGTGCTCGAACATCGTGCCGGTGCTGTACACCGCTGTCGGCAAACAGAACGTCATGCCGGAAAACATCGCCGTGCCTGCCATCACGACATTGGGGTATGCGGGAATCCTGGCCGGGCCTGCGGTGATCGGCTTTATCGCCCATGGCAGCAGCTTGAGTTTTGCCTTCGGATTGATCGCGGTGTTGCTGCTGGCGGTGGCAGTCGGTGGCAAGGTGTTGAAGGTTTGA
- the queD gene encoding 6-carboxytetrahydropterin synthase QueD, with translation MEIFKEFTFESAHRLPHVPEGHKCGRLHGHSFKVAIHLSGDLDPHTGWIRDFSEIKAIFKPLYERLDHNYLNDIPGLENPTSEVLAKWIWNELKPLLPELSAIRIHETCTSGCIYHGE, from the coding sequence GTGGAAATCTTCAAAGAGTTTACCTTCGAATCCGCCCACCGCCTGCCTCACGTCCCGGAAGGTCACAAGTGCGGCCGCCTGCACGGTCACTCGTTCAAAGTGGCGATTCACCTGAGCGGCGACCTCGATCCGCACACTGGCTGGATCCGCGATTTCTCGGAAATCAAGGCGATCTTCAAGCCGCTCTACGAGCGCCTGGACCACAACTACCTGAACGATATTCCCGGTCTGGAAAACCCGACCAGCGAAGTCCTCGCCAAGTGGATCTGGAACGAGCTGAAGCCGTTGCTGCCTGAACTCAGCGCCATTCGCATCCACGAAACCTGCACCAGCGGTTGCATCTACCACGGCGAATAA
- a CDS encoding transporter — translation MRQNLVFVGVAVGVSLLLTLASKAHAAGGPYVVDDGSINAPGECNVDVWYKSQRHQQSNHETELSQDCTFKALPSVQFGAAVSHGHDDGDRETQVSPKIKAQVFSDDELGLEVALAAGANFALNRRHSFDGADLTLPMTYQPVESLRLNVSTGWTHEYDDGRQKRSWTWGTGVEYALAESLTLIAERFGQQGADQGWQAGPRLHLGKKVDIDLVVGRHLNNDRERWLATGATLRF, via the coding sequence ATGCGACAAAACCTGGTGTTTGTCGGAGTGGCCGTTGGCGTCTCCCTCCTGCTGACTCTCGCTTCCAAAGCCCACGCCGCCGGCGGCCCCTATGTGGTCGACGACGGTTCGATCAACGCCCCCGGCGAATGCAACGTCGACGTCTGGTACAAAAGCCAGCGCCACCAACAGTCGAACCATGAAACGGAGCTGTCCCAGGACTGCACGTTCAAGGCGCTGCCCTCGGTGCAGTTCGGCGCCGCGGTGTCCCACGGCCACGACGATGGCGACCGGGAGACCCAAGTCAGCCCGAAGATCAAGGCACAGGTGTTCAGCGATGACGAACTGGGGCTGGAAGTGGCCCTTGCCGCAGGCGCGAACTTCGCCCTCAACCGCCGCCACTCCTTCGATGGCGCCGACCTGACCCTGCCCATGACGTATCAACCTGTCGAGTCGTTGCGCCTGAACGTCAGCACCGGCTGGACCCATGAATACGACGACGGCAGACAGAAACGCAGCTGGACCTGGGGCACAGGCGTTGAGTACGCGCTGGCCGAATCCCTGACGCTGATTGCCGAACGCTTCGGCCAGCAGGGTGCAGATCAGGGCTGGCAGGCCGGACCTCGTCTGCATCTGGGCAAAAAGGTTGATATCGATCTGGTGGTCGGACGCCACCTGAACAACGACCGTGAACGGTGGCTGGCCACCGGTGCCACGCTGCGTTTTTAA
- a CDS encoding PepSY domain-containing protein, whose product MKVNLRAYGLATLTLLAFCSVVVARDLDQDEALRLRQKGVILPLEQLLQQAMDRHPGAKLLEAGLEQKHDVYIYEVELLTADGVVRELDLEAATGRLIKDKDDD is encoded by the coding sequence ATGAAGGTTAATCTGCGCGCCTATGGCCTGGCGACACTGACGCTCCTGGCATTTTGCTCGGTGGTGGTGGCCCGTGACCTGGATCAGGACGAAGCGCTTCGCCTGCGTCAGAAAGGCGTGATTCTACCGCTTGAACAGCTGTTGCAGCAGGCCATGGACCGCCACCCCGGCGCTAAATTGCTCGAAGCCGGGCTTGAACAAAAGCATGACGTCTACATTTACGAAGTCGAGTTGCTGACCGCCGACGGCGTGGTGCGCGAGCTGGACCTGGAAGCCGCCACTGGGCGCTTGATCAAAGACAAGGACGATGACTGA